The DNA sequence CGGCCTGCGCCCGGGCATGATCGTGGACCAGGAGGGTACCGCGCTACGCGATCACGCCGGAGTGCATGAATTCACCATCGGTCAGCGCAAGGGGCTTGACATCAAGGCGCCCGCTGCGGATGGTCGCCCCCGTTATGTCACTGATATCGATGCCGCCACCGGCACCGTCACCGTCGGCTCGCGTGAGGATCTCCAGGTCCACACCATCCACGCTGATCGCCTGAAATTCCTCCACCCGGACATGGACGGTGAGCTCGATTGCGAGGTCCAGGTCCGTGCACACGGGGGAGTGGTCACCTGTCACGCGCGCATTGACCGCGACGCCGACACCATGACGCTTGCCCTGAACGAACCGCTCTCGGGCGTCGCGCGCGGCCAGGCGGCGGTACTCTACCTGCCCGACGCCGACGGTGACATCGTGCTCGGCTCCGGAACCATCTGCGGCACGGAGGGCTAGGAATGGGCGCCTATGGTCTGGGAGAACTGCCCGGCATCTCCATCGCAGAGGCCGCTGACATCATCCAGGGCGAAACCGGCGATCTGCCACACCTTCCACAGCTTCCCGCCCGCGGCCTGGGCACCGACGCCACCGGTAGAAGTATTGGGCTTATCGACGCCCTGACCGTCGCGCGTGGTGCGCGCTCCTGGATGCTCACCGCCCGCCCAGGCAGGCTCACCCACCGCACCCGCGATTATCTGGCCATGGATCTAGACACCTGTGAGGAGATCTGGGGAACCTCATTGGAACGGGTAAAAATTCAGGCTGTGGGCCCATGGACCTTGGGATCCCGCATCGAATTGCCCAACGGTCACCGAGTGCTCACCGATCACGGTGCCATGCGTGATCTCACCGAGGCGCTCATTCTGGGCATCCAGGAGCATGCCGCCGAGGTGGCACGGCGTTTCCGTTGTGCTGTGTCGGTTCAGATCGATGAGCCAGATCTTCCGGTGATTATTGCGGGCAGGGTGGAGGGCACCTCGACTTTTGACACTATCCGTGCTGTTAACGCAGCCGATATCAACGAACGCCTCGCCGGGGTTTTCGGTGCTGTGCGCGGCGATGTTATCGAGCACACCTACCTCAACCTGACTGGCCAGGAACCCAATTGGGACGTAGCCAGGGGAGCGGGTGCCGATACCGTCCAGGTGACCTTGGATCAGGTGACATCCAACCAGCAACTCGATGGTTTGGGGGAGACCATCACCAGTGGGGTGCGGATCGGCCTGGGCATCACTGGACCCGATGACCATGTGGATGAACTCCTGGAGAAGCCGCGGGAGCGCGCCGTCAAGGTGGCTCGCTTCTTCGACCAGCTGGGAATCGACAGGGCCCGCTTGGTTGATGGGGTGGATATCCATCCCCGCACCAACCTTGGGCCAGAGGTTGCTGTTACAGCCTCCGATGCCGCGAATGCCTATCGGATGGCCCGGATTGTGGCCGGTATGATATCCCAGGATTCCGGGGACCTTTAGTCCGTCGGGGGTGGTGTGAAGTAGCAGCTCAGGGATGGTTTCAGGGCAGGTGGGGGTAGGCCGTGTCCAGGGTGCGGTTTAGGGTGAGATTAGAACACATGAACTAACCGCACCCACCATAGGGGGTTACACCATGCACACCACCCAACCACCACCCACACCATCCCCGGCCTACTACACCGTCAACAACCCCACCAACCCCATGGCCGTAGCCATGACCGCCTTACGCCAAGCAGAACACACCCTCTTCACCACCGCCCTACCCGCAGCCGACGCCGACTTCGAACACACCATCGCCACCTGGTCCATCGCCACCGGCTACTCCCGCACCCGCGTCACCAACATCCTCCTGGCCCTGTTCCAACTCCGCGACCTTCCCCAACTCCACGCCCTCCAACACCAACTCTTCCACCTCGATGCCCAACGCCTCATCGCCATCACCAACGCCCTATTCGGACTCGACCCCGACAACCTCAACGCCGTAGATGACCACCTCACCGACTACCTCACCCCCACCACCGTCAACCAGGTCCTACCCTCACCACGATCAATCACCAACAAAATCCGCGCCATCCGCGAAATGCTCAAAGACCCCAAAGCAGGCACCACCCACGGACCAGAGACCAAAGAATTCCACCTCTCCACCGACCCCGATGGCACCACCGAGCTCTACGCCACCCTCAACCCGGTGGAAGGACAACTCATCAACGATGCGGTGAACAAACACGCCACAGCAACCGGCAAAACCAAAGCCGAAGCCCTCACCGACCTCATCCTGGGCAATATCACCGTGGCCATCACCATGAACCTGTACACCGCAAAAGATCTGGCTAACGCCCCGGTCTGGGCCTCAGGGGTCGGCTGGTTGGACGAGGACACCGGCACCCACTGGGCGGATCAAACCACCCGCACAGCCGACATGGACGAAGCGATGAGCAAGCACCTTGATGGCCATGACCCCTGCCACGCGATCAAAGCC is a window from the Corynebacterium faecale genome containing:
- a CDS encoding HNH endonuclease signature motif containing protein, translated to MHTTQPPPTPSPAYYTVNNPTNPMAVAMTALRQAEHTLFTTALPAADADFEHTIATWSIATGYSRTRVTNILLALFQLRDLPQLHALQHQLFHLDAQRLIAITNALFGLDPDNLNAVDDHLTDYLTPTTVNQVLPSPRSITNKIRAIREMLKDPKAGTTHGPETKEFHLSTDPDGTTELYATLNPVEGQLINDAVNKHATATGKTKAEALTDLILGNITVAITMNLYTAKDLANAPVWASGVGWLDEDTGTHWADQTTRTADMDEAMSKHLDGHDPCHAIKAAVQGRDGTCRFPGCTVPAQRCDCDHRINHADGGSTCVHNLCSLCRHHHNDKTAGRIMYVLDPLTGIVVWLLADGTWAVTVPEGPLTPTSARWAQTVSQYRTKHRNRWAAAARREADATADAQATATQDDNPPF